From Limisphaera ngatamarikiensis, one genomic window encodes:
- a CDS encoding sensor histidine kinase produces MWLALSWPASVPGTVLWSLSGPILARPGQPETVLVAGGLARDDNASDTLYLRFTVTPLDDAPNPEDELGLQLHHGQNLRLGVGKARGAVGYSVYLAPGPARPEAVPRPFRDLNSARPEPEPRPAGIPFEMPRRGQPRTLVLKIQFVPGGDDLLTVWLNPDLGPGANEVHQPETLRTEFYADASFDRILLAAYGTTTGWWFSELAIATTFADFVEPSSVAVKPSPSPPLHAPAFDIQSWPLPKTDPTRASRSLAITPEGYLWIAGPDGLLRFDKHQFHSVPVPAATSTPLRQLAADRTGSLWTVTDRGDILQLNHHGWTTHHLPEAPPGSAPLLTADGQGQLWLACSNRLWQWDGRQWTQFTSPATTNTSAISAVVTDPQGRVWILHRDRQIEQYTNNRTRLHLLPGPDLPPDATVTAWIIRPDQTHWLATPEQLWRGTARNENLSWELAASIGPGERILAVVPMPDQPPMAILNTGEWLLPATPSNPPARLRILPNLDGVTHLLVDTDGTLWAIQPDTLLQFRPRWRQTCPPADPSPAPVTGVVEVAPGTFWIAQPGVGLLRWTRERPARLNVAGMPPRDPLLSLLAVTRDGSCWLGTSAGLLRFKDPLAVADECQNLGFTSQVVRALTETGDDTLWIGTAEGELWRLTRGHWQQVTGPWHPAPITTLCPHNEQLWIGTAGRGLFRLDLQNPSLSVAETALPATHVFALYPAQGPGLWAATDKGLWCRDNSRWTRLYPGPGQAPQPVWAVVQDNQGRLWWAGAEGLACIPSPAPDTGLHTNGPWRIWPWHDPQPTPNPATARPVLLERDSEGRLWLARGNHLEILHPDFAPVQSRPLRVIIHTVRVNDRPITRPPGPLPVEPDAQPATATPLDLGAGARSVDLEFAILNTETDDLRISYRLEGLEDEWHTAGPARRVTYGHLRPGQYQFRIRAREASGPARTAETVLPLRVRPRLWQQPWFTPTVILATLLAGGAFAQTRERRRARRRLETLQREHALERERARIARDLHDEMGGKLCRISFLTEHLRRQPRGTEPDRHLLTDIGETARELLRALDEIVWAVNPANDTLEHLAAYLSQHAQDFFQGTSIECRVDLPETLPGIPLPGHIRHHLFLAVHEAFTNALKHSGASRVELRLECTPETMTWIVRDNGHGFEPAPAGPGRTGCGLQNLHTRMAELGGSCTVSSHPGQGTEIRLRLPLPDVHSTSNHTS; encoded by the coding sequence TTGTGGCTCGCCCTGTCCTGGCCCGCAAGCGTCCCCGGCACAGTCCTGTGGAGCCTGTCCGGGCCCATCCTGGCACGGCCCGGTCAGCCGGAAACCGTGCTCGTCGCCGGCGGATTGGCCCGCGACGACAATGCCTCCGACACCCTTTACCTCCGGTTCACGGTCACACCCCTCGACGACGCACCCAACCCGGAGGATGAACTCGGACTGCAACTCCACCACGGCCAGAACCTTCGCCTCGGCGTGGGCAAGGCCCGCGGCGCCGTCGGCTACAGCGTTTACCTCGCCCCCGGACCGGCCCGCCCGGAAGCCGTTCCGCGGCCGTTCCGCGACCTGAACTCGGCCCGGCCGGAACCTGAACCCCGCCCCGCCGGAATCCCTTTCGAGATGCCACGCCGCGGTCAGCCCCGAACCCTCGTGCTCAAAATCCAGTTCGTTCCCGGCGGCGACGACCTCCTGACTGTCTGGCTTAATCCCGACCTCGGCCCCGGCGCCAACGAGGTTCATCAGCCCGAAACCCTCCGCACCGAATTCTACGCCGACGCCTCCTTCGACCGCATCCTCCTGGCCGCATACGGCACCACCACGGGCTGGTGGTTCAGTGAACTGGCCATCGCAACCACGTTCGCCGATTTTGTCGAACCCAGCAGCGTGGCCGTGAAGCCCTCACCATCCCCGCCGCTGCACGCACCCGCATTTGACATCCAGTCCTGGCCACTCCCCAAAACCGATCCCACCCGGGCGTCTCGCTCCCTGGCCATCACGCCCGAGGGCTACCTCTGGATCGCCGGCCCCGATGGCCTGCTCCGTTTCGACAAACATCAGTTCCACTCCGTCCCGGTCCCCGCCGCCACTTCCACCCCACTCCGCCAACTCGCAGCGGACCGCACAGGGTCACTCTGGACCGTCACCGACCGGGGCGACATTCTCCAGTTGAACCATCACGGCTGGACAACCCATCACCTCCCGGAAGCGCCACCCGGCTCAGCCCCGCTGCTGACCGCCGATGGACAAGGCCAACTCTGGCTCGCATGCTCCAACCGGCTTTGGCAATGGGACGGACGTCAATGGACCCAGTTCACCTCCCCCGCCACCACCAACACCAGTGCCATCTCCGCCGTCGTCACAGACCCTCAGGGCCGGGTGTGGATCCTCCACCGGGATCGGCAAATTGAGCAGTACACCAACAACCGCACCCGGCTCCATCTGCTGCCCGGGCCGGACCTCCCACCGGATGCGACCGTCACCGCATGGATCATCCGCCCTGATCAGACCCACTGGCTGGCCACGCCCGAACAACTCTGGCGAGGCACCGCCCGCAACGAAAACCTCTCCTGGGAACTCGCCGCATCCATCGGCCCCGGCGAACGAATCCTGGCCGTCGTCCCAATGCCCGATCAACCTCCCATGGCGATCCTCAACACCGGTGAATGGCTCCTACCCGCCACTCCTTCCAACCCACCCGCACGATTGCGCATCCTGCCCAACCTGGACGGCGTGACTCACCTCCTCGTCGATACCGACGGCACACTGTGGGCCATCCAGCCGGACACCCTTCTGCAATTCCGCCCCCGCTGGCGACAGACTTGTCCACCGGCCGACCCGTCGCCCGCACCTGTCACCGGCGTGGTTGAGGTTGCCCCGGGCACTTTCTGGATTGCCCAACCGGGCGTGGGTCTCCTGCGCTGGACCCGGGAACGCCCCGCCCGCCTCAACGTCGCCGGCATGCCACCGCGCGACCCTCTCCTCTCCCTCCTCGCCGTTACACGGGACGGCAGTTGCTGGCTCGGCACCAGCGCGGGATTGCTCCGTTTCAAAGACCCTCTCGCCGTCGCCGACGAATGCCAGAACCTCGGCTTCACCAGTCAGGTGGTCCGTGCCCTGACAGAAACCGGAGACGACACCCTTTGGATCGGCACCGCCGAGGGCGAACTCTGGCGCCTGACCCGCGGACACTGGCAGCAGGTCACGGGGCCGTGGCACCCCGCCCCAATCACCACCCTCTGCCCCCACAATGAACAATTGTGGATCGGCACTGCCGGCCGCGGCCTGTTCCGACTGGACCTGCAAAACCCGTCGCTCTCCGTGGCTGAAACGGCCCTGCCCGCAACCCACGTCTTTGCACTGTACCCCGCACAAGGACCCGGGCTATGGGCCGCCACCGACAAGGGACTCTGGTGCCGTGACAACAGCCGATGGACCCGCCTTTATCCCGGACCGGGCCAGGCACCTCAACCCGTCTGGGCCGTGGTGCAGGACAACCAGGGCCGACTCTGGTGGGCCGGCGCCGAAGGTCTCGCCTGCATCCCGAGCCCCGCCCCCGATACCGGCCTCCACACCAACGGCCCCTGGCGGATCTGGCCATGGCACGACCCCCAACCCACTCCCAACCCGGCCACCGCTCGGCCGGTCCTACTGGAGCGGGATTCCGAGGGGCGCCTCTGGCTGGCCCGCGGAAACCATTTGGAAATCCTCCACCCCGATTTTGCACCGGTCCAATCCCGACCCTTGCGCGTCATCATCCACACCGTGCGCGTGAACGATCGCCCCATCACCCGACCGCCGGGCCCCCTACCTGTCGAGCCCGACGCTCAACCCGCCACCGCAACACCCCTGGACCTCGGCGCCGGAGCCCGATCCGTGGACCTCGAGTTTGCCATCCTCAACACCGAAACGGACGACCTCCGCATCTCCTACAGACTCGAGGGATTGGAGGACGAATGGCACACGGCCGGACCCGCCCGGCGCGTCACTTACGGGCACTTGCGCCCCGGCCAATACCAGTTCCGGATCCGGGCCCGTGAAGCTTCCGGCCCGGCCCGCACCGCGGAAACCGTTCTGCCCCTGCGCGTGCGACCCCGGCTCTGGCAGCAACCCTGGTTCACCCCTACCGTCATCCTCGCCACCCTCCTGGCCGGCGGGGCATTCGCCCAAACCCGCGAACGACGTCGCGCACGCCGCCGCCTCGAAACCCTCCAACGCGAACACGCCCTCGAACGCGAACGCGCCCGCATCGCCCGCGACCTCCACGACGAAATGGGCGGCAAACTCTGCCGGATTTCCTTCCTCACCGAGCACCTCCGCCGCCAGCCCCGCGGCACCGAACCCGATCGCCACCTCCTGACCGACATCGGCGAAACCGCGCGCGAACTGCTGCGCGCCCTGGACGAAATCGTCTGGGCCGTCAACCCCGCCAACGACACGCTCGAGCACCTCGCCGCCTACCTCTCCCAACACGCCCAGGATTTCTTTCAGGGCACATCCATCGAATGCCGCGTGGACCTGCCGGAGACGCTTCCGGGCATTCCCTTGCCCGGCCACATCCGGCATCATCTTTTCCTGGCGGTGCACGAGGCGTTCACCAACGCACTCAAACACAGCGGCGCCAGCCGCGTCGAACTCCGCCTCGAATGCACCCCGGAAACCATGACCTGGATCGTGCGCGACAACGGACACGGGTTTGAACCCGCCCCGGCCGGCCCCGGCCGGACCGGTTGCGGGCTGCAAAACCTCCACACCCGCATGGCCGAACTCGGCGGCAGCTGCACCGTCTCCTCCCACCCGGGCCAGGGCACCGAGATCCGCCTGCGCCTGCCACTGCCCGATGTCCACTCCACCTCCAACCACACCTCATGA
- a CDS encoding CNNM domain-containing protein — protein sequence MMEMGAWWLVPVLGLSFLLSGMEAGLFAVNRVRIRVQARQGRRAARLLLEHLERPESFLWTVVVGNALANVVVLGWMFVQAYRWTGGWTWGLVILYGVGMYLFYAFFDLLPKMWFRSRPNRLCLACAPLFRVVYVGLRPVVGVLEGVSRALLRWTGGRAFTGRLFGNREEMHTLMMDSARALTSAERRMIMQVLGLSALSARTLTRGWDESPWIAATATVGELLQRARERGWSHVIVRAVGAVPEVVGMVSVDRVLFAGEPDPGQPLEAWWEPALLADENDRLEVLLRRMQGSGRPLAVVQGAQGEPLGTLHREDILKLIFGDLRL from the coding sequence ATGATGGAGATGGGTGCGTGGTGGTTGGTACCGGTGCTGGGGCTGTCGTTCCTGCTGTCGGGGATGGAGGCGGGCCTGTTTGCGGTGAACCGGGTGCGGATCCGTGTGCAGGCGCGGCAGGGTCGGCGGGCGGCGCGGTTGCTGTTGGAGCATCTGGAGCGGCCGGAGAGTTTTTTGTGGACGGTGGTGGTGGGCAACGCGCTGGCGAACGTGGTGGTGCTGGGATGGATGTTTGTACAGGCGTACCGGTGGACCGGCGGATGGACGTGGGGGTTGGTCATCCTGTACGGGGTCGGGATGTACCTGTTTTACGCGTTTTTCGATCTGCTGCCGAAGATGTGGTTTCGGAGCCGGCCGAACCGGCTGTGTCTGGCGTGTGCGCCGTTGTTCCGGGTGGTGTATGTGGGATTGCGACCGGTGGTGGGAGTGTTGGAGGGTGTGTCGCGGGCCTTGCTGAGGTGGACGGGCGGCCGGGCCTTTACAGGTCGGCTGTTTGGCAACCGCGAGGAGATGCACACCCTGATGATGGACTCGGCCCGGGCGCTGACCTCGGCGGAACGGCGCATGATCATGCAGGTGCTGGGGTTGTCGGCGCTTTCGGCGCGCACGTTGACGCGCGGTTGGGATGAGTCTCCATGGATCGCCGCGACCGCCACGGTGGGCGAGCTTTTGCAGCGGGCTCGGGAACGCGGATGGAGTCACGTGATTGTGCGCGCGGTGGGGGCCGTACCGGAGGTGGTGGGGATGGTGTCGGTGGATCGGGTCCTGTTTGCGGGGGAGCCGGATCCGGGTCAGCCGCTGGAGGCATGGTGGGAGCCGGCGCTGCTGGCGGATGAGAATGATCGGTTGGAGGTGTTGTTGCGGCGGATGCAGGGGTCGGGCCGGCCGCTGGCGGTGGTGCAGGGCGCGCAGGGGGAGCCGCTGGGCACGCTGCATCGGGAGGACATTTTGAAACTGATTTTCGGAGATTTGCGCCTGTGA
- a CDS encoding LysR family transcriptional regulator yields MELQQLRYFVAVVEAGGFSRAAARLHVTQPSLSQQIAKLEQELGQPLLDRLPRGVVPTEAGRRFYERARRVLAELADATRCVADCRQALEGRLIIGAIPTIAPGLLPGLIAHFIRQHPRVEIEVVEEVTERLLQRLDEGLIDLALVSTVDIHTAIHTETLGLEPLGVLVPAGHPFARRRQLRWQDLEGQKALVLSELHCLGRQVNEFCKARDVRWQVWFHAAHLGTILEMVAQGIGISLVPISFQPIADTRGCRWIPLQEPVPRREINLLLHNLRYRTRATLTFADLARQTVHHAGWTAGNPHQPTP; encoded by the coding sequence ATGGAACTGCAGCAGCTCCGGTACTTCGTCGCCGTGGTGGAGGCGGGCGGCTTTTCCCGCGCCGCCGCCCGGCTCCACGTCACCCAGCCCTCTCTCAGCCAGCAAATCGCCAAACTCGAACAGGAACTCGGCCAACCCCTGCTCGACCGCCTGCCGCGGGGCGTCGTCCCCACCGAGGCCGGCCGCCGATTCTACGAACGGGCCCGACGCGTGCTGGCCGAACTGGCCGACGCAACCCGCTGCGTGGCCGATTGTCGCCAGGCCCTGGAAGGGCGGCTGATCATCGGCGCCATCCCCACCATTGCACCCGGTCTGTTGCCCGGCCTGATCGCCCATTTCATCCGCCAGCATCCCCGCGTCGAAATCGAAGTGGTCGAAGAGGTCACCGAACGACTGCTCCAGCGCCTGGACGAAGGCCTGATTGACCTGGCCCTCGTCTCCACCGTGGACATCCACACCGCCATCCACACCGAAACCCTCGGACTGGAACCGCTGGGCGTGCTCGTCCCGGCCGGACACCCGTTCGCCCGCCGACGCCAACTGCGTTGGCAGGACCTCGAAGGCCAAAAGGCGCTTGTCCTGAGCGAACTCCACTGCCTCGGCCGCCAGGTCAACGAATTCTGCAAGGCCCGCGACGTTCGCTGGCAGGTCTGGTTCCATGCCGCCCACCTTGGCACCATCCTCGAAATGGTCGCCCAGGGCATCGGCATCTCCCTCGTGCCGATCTCCTTCCAACCCATCGCCGACACCCGCGGGTGCCGTTGGATCCCCCTGCAGGAACCGGTCCCGCGCCGGGAAATCAACCTCCTCCTCCACAACCTCCGTTACCGCACCCGCGCCACCCTCACCTTCGCCGACCTTGCACGCCAAACCGTGCACCACGCCGGCTGGACAGCCGGCAACCCGCACCAGCCCACCCCCTGA
- a CDS encoding hemolysin family protein, which translates to MDDAAIGCLLLATVGAAGSFFFALAETAVFSLSQWQARRLAESDPVRGRLLGECLRQPESVLATMVLGNTLANGVLLGAGLWMALTGRWPWAGTVAGVLLVTLVGCEVLPKTLAVRKAGVWSLRVIRPLVWVHRVFRPLHGLAQAVHGRLLRWWGAVPNPATAGLSDEEYRELVELAYQQGSLVRGQRDLLLQIIGLDRRTVRDVMVPRAQMSWLRDDLPVEEMVREARRLRYRRLPLYDEEADTIVGILNVRTFLLDPHGDLAEVIEVPAFVPESMNLLQLLQSLQRQRRGMAIVLDEFGVLAGLVTLEDILTEVVGGRARPSVRRMRWERLGQGRWRVDGAVRLEDFERECPALAGVEEVETVAGLMLSLLGVVPARGESVEFRGLRLTAIEVDERRIRQVLVEQLKR; encoded by the coding sequence GTGGACGACGCAGCGATAGGGTGCCTGTTGCTGGCCACGGTGGGGGCCGCGGGGAGTTTTTTCTTTGCACTGGCGGAGACGGCGGTGTTTTCGCTGAGCCAGTGGCAGGCGCGTCGGCTGGCGGAGTCGGATCCGGTCCGGGGCCGGTTGCTGGGGGAATGTTTGCGGCAGCCCGAGTCGGTTCTTGCGACGATGGTGCTGGGCAACACGTTGGCCAACGGGGTGTTGTTGGGGGCGGGTTTGTGGATGGCGTTGACGGGGCGGTGGCCCTGGGCGGGGACGGTGGCGGGGGTGTTGCTGGTGACGCTGGTGGGTTGCGAGGTGTTGCCCAAGACGCTGGCGGTGCGCAAGGCGGGGGTGTGGTCGTTGCGGGTGATTCGGCCCCTGGTCTGGGTTCATCGGGTATTCCGGCCGCTGCATGGTTTGGCGCAGGCGGTCCACGGCCGACTGTTGCGCTGGTGGGGTGCCGTGCCGAATCCGGCGACGGCGGGTTTGTCGGATGAGGAGTACCGCGAGCTGGTGGAGCTGGCGTACCAGCAGGGGAGCCTGGTGCGGGGCCAGCGGGATTTGCTGTTGCAGATCATCGGGCTGGACCGACGGACGGTGCGGGATGTGATGGTGCCGCGGGCACAAATGAGCTGGTTGCGGGATGATCTGCCGGTGGAGGAGATGGTGCGGGAGGCGCGGCGCCTGCGGTATCGGCGTCTGCCGTTGTACGACGAGGAGGCGGACACGATCGTGGGGATCCTGAACGTGCGGACGTTTTTGTTGGACCCGCACGGGGATCTGGCGGAGGTGATCGAGGTGCCGGCCTTTGTGCCGGAGTCGATGAACCTGTTGCAGCTGTTGCAAAGTCTGCAGCGGCAGCGGCGCGGGATGGCGATCGTGCTGGACGAGTTCGGTGTGCTGGCCGGTTTGGTGACACTGGAGGACATTTTGACGGAGGTGGTGGGGGGACGGGCGCGACCTTCCGTGCGTCGGATGCGTTGGGAACGGCTCGGGCAGGGGCGCTGGCGCGTGGACGGGGCGGTGCGCCTGGAGGATTTCGAGCGGGAATGTCCGGCGCTGGCAGGGGTGGAGGAGGTGGAGACGGTGGCCGGACTGATGTTGAGTTTGCTCGGGGTGGTGCCGGCGCGGGGGGAATCGGTGGAGTTTCGTGGTTTGCGGCTGACGGCGATTGAGGTGGATGAACGTCGGATCCGGCAGGTGCTGGTGGAGCAGTTGAAGCGATGA
- a CDS encoding MlaD family protein: protein MPLQDLTPELRTRLNRLERLAGWFVLIALALLLIGFAYYVYHTAQRKGWFVVKARYFTLLDRATGLRVGDPVKLMGFEVGRITRVEAQPPDDFYYNVYVEFEVRAPYYGYLWTTGSRVRVTPADLWGKREIEVTKGSGGTPTYIFHPLRDVTLAEAAQLPEPDRWQLAEDIYDPHQPQILIPALTPLTPDTLTRLRDLGRERIRLLDTRETRRWMTGIWNDREGRYDPYTPRSTPYWLRADETPALTERLDQLVKEVEQALPGILTLTNDVRQTLQHLAGLTRELESRAAELQQPLSNLTQVTAQLQGQGALGAWLLDPTSRTNLNALLAGAPAALDQTTRLLDRADQSLQQITAELVETLNHLAGITGNLRQQVEANTNLVSSITRTIVDLDDFVQGLKRHWLLRSAFRTRGEPNPAHTTPAPRAPLRAPNDPRQP from the coding sequence ATGCCGCTGCAGGATTTGACACCGGAATTGCGCACGCGACTCAACCGGCTCGAGCGGCTGGCCGGCTGGTTCGTGCTGATTGCACTGGCCCTGCTGCTGATCGGATTTGCCTACTACGTCTACCACACCGCCCAGCGCAAGGGCTGGTTCGTCGTCAAAGCCCGCTATTTCACCCTGCTGGACCGCGCCACGGGCCTGCGCGTGGGTGACCCGGTCAAACTCATGGGCTTCGAAGTCGGCCGCATCACCCGCGTCGAAGCCCAGCCCCCCGACGACTTCTATTACAACGTGTACGTCGAGTTCGAGGTGCGCGCCCCCTACTACGGCTACCTTTGGACCACCGGCTCGCGCGTCCGTGTCACACCGGCCGATCTCTGGGGCAAACGGGAGATCGAAGTCACCAAGGGCAGCGGCGGCACACCCACCTACATCTTTCACCCCCTCCGAGACGTGACCCTCGCAGAGGCCGCTCAGCTGCCCGAACCCGACCGCTGGCAACTGGCCGAGGACATCTACGACCCGCACCAGCCGCAGATCCTCATCCCCGCCCTAACCCCGCTCACACCGGACACGCTCACCCGCCTCCGTGACCTCGGCCGGGAACGCATCCGATTGCTCGACACCCGCGAAACGCGCCGCTGGATGACCGGCATCTGGAATGATCGCGAAGGCCGTTACGACCCCTACACCCCCCGCTCCACGCCCTACTGGCTCCGGGCCGACGAAACACCCGCCCTCACCGAGCGCCTCGACCAGCTCGTCAAGGAGGTCGAACAAGCCCTGCCCGGCATCCTCACCCTCACCAACGACGTTCGACAAACCCTCCAACACCTGGCCGGGCTCACGCGCGAACTCGAATCCCGGGCCGCCGAACTGCAGCAGCCCCTCAGCAACCTCACCCAGGTCACCGCCCAGCTCCAGGGTCAGGGCGCGCTCGGCGCCTGGTTGCTCGACCCCACCAGCCGCACCAACCTCAATGCCCTCCTGGCCGGTGCACCCGCCGCACTCGACCAAACCACCCGGCTGCTCGACCGCGCCGATCAATCCCTCCAGCAAATCACCGCCGAACTGGTCGAAACCCTCAACCACCTCGCCGGCATCACCGGCAACCTCCGCCAACAGGTCGAGGCCAATACCAATCTCGTCAGCTCCATTACCCGCACCATCGTGGACCTCGACGATTTCGTCCAGGGCCTCAAACGTCACTGGCTGCTGCGGTCGGCCTTCCGAACCCGCGGTGAACCCAATCCGGCCCACACGACGCCCGCCCCCCGAGCACCCCTGCGGGCCCCCAATGACCCGCGCCAGCCCTGA
- a CDS encoding phosphodiester glycosidase family protein, protein MSVDRARVSQRCSEVWAPGPRGGDRRGGAGLFGRGRARVLGWVWVALIWVFGLWGGAGAERAAEVRLPAGVTYRLEVLEKPRPVRVHELVVELEQGGWELAVAVAPDPDGPGGAEAQLMSPMELAARAGLVVAVNANAFAWLDGPSGREAPARWREGMRVDILGWAHDGRREVSRPERRHWSVWQEPAGRVRLGQVDEGRPVRWAASGFGALVMAGQEVPVEGRTRHPRTAVGLDATGRRLWWVVVDGRRPGYSEGMTLRELAGWMRRRGCWEAVNLDGGGSSVLLVRGVGGRLEVVNRPSEGSPRPLPVLMGLRVRN, encoded by the coding sequence ATGAGTGTGGACCGAGCACGGGTCAGCCAGAGATGCAGCGAGGTGTGGGCGCCGGGTCCGCGCGGTGGGGACCGCCGGGGCGGTGCGGGGTTGTTTGGGCGCGGTCGGGCACGGGTTTTGGGGTGGGTTTGGGTCGCGTTGATTTGGGTGTTCGGCTTATGGGGTGGCGCCGGGGCGGAGAGGGCCGCGGAAGTGCGGTTGCCGGCGGGGGTCACCTACCGGTTGGAGGTGTTGGAGAAGCCGCGGCCGGTGCGGGTGCACGAGTTGGTGGTGGAGCTGGAGCAGGGCGGGTGGGAACTGGCGGTGGCGGTTGCGCCGGATCCGGACGGGCCGGGCGGTGCGGAGGCCCAATTGATGTCGCCCATGGAACTGGCGGCGCGGGCGGGTTTGGTCGTGGCTGTGAACGCCAATGCGTTTGCGTGGTTGGATGGCCCGTCGGGGAGAGAAGCTCCGGCGCGATGGCGTGAGGGGATGCGGGTGGACATTTTGGGTTGGGCGCACGACGGCCGGCGGGAGGTGAGCCGTCCCGAGCGCAGGCATTGGAGTGTGTGGCAGGAACCGGCGGGTCGGGTGCGGTTGGGTCAGGTGGATGAGGGTCGGCCGGTGCGGTGGGCGGCGTCGGGTTTTGGTGCGCTGGTGATGGCGGGCCAAGAGGTGCCGGTGGAGGGTCGGACCCGGCATCCGCGGACGGCGGTGGGTTTGGATGCGACGGGGCGGCGATTGTGGTGGGTGGTGGTGGATGGGCGGCGGCCGGGGTACAGCGAGGGGATGACGTTGCGCGAGTTGGCGGGGTGGATGCGCCGCCGGGGTTGTTGGGAGGCGGTGAACCTGGACGGCGGGGGCAGCAGTGTCCTGCTGGTGCGGGGTGTGGGTGGCCGTTTGGAGGTGGTGAATCGGCCTTCGGAAGGATCTCCGCGGCCGTTGCCGGTGCTGATGGGTTTGCGGGTCCGGAACTGA
- a CDS encoding manganese catalase family protein encodes MFLRIDKLQIELPKPKEADPNAAAAVQELLGGRFGEMSTLMNYMYQSFNFRGREKLRPYYELIANIATEELGHIELVSASVNMLLNGPRTSETQPVDPVAAPLESARDVRNTHHFIATAQTTLVGNSMGQPWRGDYVFASGNLILDLLHNFFLECGARTQKLRVYEMTRNPAAREMLGYLFVRGGVHALAYAKALETLTGVDVKKMLPIPKIENSVFPEARKFEQMGVHRKLYRFSPEDYREMAKIWNGPSPAGDGELEVVDGPPPGGPLPELSEISAEFAPEYNPAEIYEIAQKLTARAR; translated from the coding sequence ATGTTCCTGCGCATTGACAAGCTGCAGATTGAACTGCCCAAACCCAAAGAGGCCGATCCGAACGCCGCGGCTGCGGTTCAGGAGTTGTTGGGGGGACGTTTCGGCGAAATGTCCACCCTGATGAACTACATGTACCAATCGTTCAACTTTCGCGGTCGGGAAAAGCTGCGGCCCTACTATGAGCTGATTGCGAACATTGCCACGGAGGAGCTGGGCCATATTGAGCTGGTCTCGGCTTCGGTGAACATGTTGTTGAACGGGCCGCGGACCTCGGAGACGCAGCCGGTGGATCCGGTGGCTGCGCCCCTGGAATCGGCCCGGGATGTACGGAACACGCATCATTTCATCGCCACGGCGCAGACGACGCTGGTGGGCAACTCCATGGGGCAACCGTGGCGGGGGGATTATGTGTTTGCCAGCGGGAACCTGATTCTGGACCTGCTGCACAACTTCTTCCTCGAATGCGGCGCGCGGACGCAAAAGCTGCGCGTGTATGAGATGACACGCAACCCGGCCGCGCGGGAGATGCTGGGTTACCTGTTCGTGCGCGGCGGCGTGCACGCGCTGGCGTATGCAAAGGCGCTGGAGACGCTCACCGGCGTGGATGTGAAGAAGATGCTGCCGATTCCCAAGATTGAGAACTCGGTGTTCCCCGAGGCGAGGAAGTTTGAGCAGATGGGGGTGCACCGGAAGTTGTACCGGTTCAGTCCGGAGGATTATCGCGAGATGGCGAAGATCTGGAATGGCCCCTCCCCGGCCGGGGACGGCGAGCTGGAGGTGGTGGACGGGCCGCCTCCGGGCGGGCCGTTGCCGGAGCTGTCCGAGATCTCGGCGGAATTTGCCCCCGAGTACAATCCGGCCGAGATCTACGAGATTGCGCAGAAACTGACGGCCCGGGCGCGTTAA
- a CDS encoding response regulator transcription factor — translation MQPPIRVAIVDDDRALCAAMAAFLDATPGFQCVGIHFTAESALQGIPARPPDVVLMDINMPGRDGIACVRELKAHLPDTQIVMLTVYEDTDKIFAALSAGATGYLLKRLSPEKLLEAIREVHEGGSPMSSSIARKVVASFRRGGPPPRPPLPLSPREQAVLEALARGLTYKQIADQLQISVDTIRTYIRRIYEKLHVQSRTEAVAKYLRS, via the coding sequence ATGCAACCTCCGATCCGCGTAGCCATTGTGGACGACGACCGCGCCCTCTGCGCGGCCATGGCCGCCTTCCTCGATGCCACACCGGGATTCCAATGCGTCGGCATCCACTTCACCGCCGAGTCCGCCCTTCAGGGCATCCCCGCCCGGCCACCCGACGTCGTACTCATGGACATCAACATGCCCGGCCGTGACGGCATCGCCTGCGTCCGCGAGCTCAAGGCCCACCTCCCCGACACCCAGATCGTCATGCTCACCGTCTACGAGGACACGGACAAGATCTTCGCCGCCCTCTCCGCCGGTGCCACGGGTTACCTCCTCAAACGTCTCAGCCCGGAAAAACTGCTCGAAGCCATCCGCGAGGTCCACGAGGGCGGTTCGCCCATGTCCAGCTCCATCGCCCGCAAGGTCGTCGCCTCCTTCCGCCGGGGCGGCCCGCCGCCGCGCCCGCCCCTGCCGCTCTCACCCCGCGAACAGGCCGTGCTCGAAGCCCTCGCCCGCGGCCTCACCTACAAGCAAATCGCCGACCAGCTCCAGATCAGCGTCGACACCATCCGCACCTACATCCGCCGCATCTACGAAAAGCTCCATGTCCAATCCCGCACCGAAGCCGTCGCCAAATACCTGCGGTCCTGA